Part of the Poecilia reticulata strain Guanapo linkage group LG2, Guppy_female_1.0+MT, whole genome shotgun sequence genome is shown below.
ATATTCTAGAGGCCAGACCTCTAGAGTTTCCAGAAGGTTTGATCTACTATTATTATTGAAAGCAGCATCGACAATACATGACTATAGAATTCATTCTGCTCCAAAGtctgctggtttgttaatataTGCCATATGGGCGATTGCTGCCCTGGGCAATCGCTGTAGACCCAATATGGAGGCCTCATCAGTGTCCAGACATGACCAACCAGACTCAACCGAACTGTGTTCAACTCCAGAACCaacagagtgagagagagagcaggcCTGCTGGTTGCAGTCATGGAAAACTGCCTCTAGGGAGCGCCGGCAGCTGCTGGTTCCCGACGCCCCTGTGGGGCTCACTCTGCTGACACCAGCACCGGCTTTTTCCAGAACTAATGCACCTCTCTTTCCTCTCCAGCAGCATTCATATAAAGCTGAACCACAGTGtagatatataaaaataaaaataaaataaaaaaacgctTCTACAAGGTGCAAAAAGCAGAGTGTGATCCAGTTTCCTGCACATTTCGGCTCCGTCGGGGTGAGTCTTACTTCGGTTGGGAGGGTGAGGGAAGAAGGTGGGCGTCCGCTCAGCTACAGGAGACAGCTCCTTCCCCATGGGGCTCAGGGTGCGATGGAGGACGGGGTGCAgcggggaggagaggagaggggcGGCTGCAGGGATGGAAAAACACACGACAGAGGAGCTTATTACTGCTACAACCTCAGACTGTAACTAACAGGGATTCTATGTGACGAACCAAAGCATTTTGGtcaaataaaaagtatgttgCCACCTTTATTTTGCCAACATTGGGCAGGTAAACCCAATGTTGTTgaccatttttgaaaaaatgtgggAATCTGTTGATTGATTTCAAGTGAATTTCCACAATCacagaaaactgatttctgGGGGAACTGACTGATGTAACTTTAGCGTCTGGATTCTTGAGAGCCACACAAAAAGCTGTGGCGGGTTTTGGAGTTTGACACTCGTTCTTGAAGCCTTTCTGATGGATGTCAGAGTCTTCAGGCTTGGTGTCTGTGTGCTTGGCATCTATTGGCCAACCACACAGACAACAGAAGTGCTTATTTAGTGGAGGTACATCTGTGTAGACACTAGCAGTTTGACTACCGTGTCTTTCAGTCGGTGGTGGGGTGGAGCAGGGTTTGGCTGGGGGGGAAGACGCCGCTGCGGCTCGGGTCAGAGGAGTTCCAGGGGACGACAAGGAGCTACGCCACCTGGAGACTGAGGGAGGAAGGTAAACAAACATCAAGATGTGGATTTTATTGTTCAACATAGTAAAACAGCCTCCTATTGTGTCTCCCCTCACCCCACYATGCTGCCGTTACCTCACCAGCAGCGTCTGTCACCCTCGGCTCTATTCATCAGCTCAGCACCCAACAGAGGTCGGACAAAGCTGCTTTCAGTGGAGCCGGCTGCCTCTGGTGAAACCCGCACCGACGCAGGGACGACGTCTATACATGAACGCAAAGCCTCAACTCGGCCGCAAAGCGAGACTCCTCTCCTGTCAACCGTTTCCGTAGAAACGTCGAGCGGGGGAGAGAGATTAGAGGCAGAGCTAGTTTCTGATGCAACGAAGCGTGCAGCTGCTGCAACTTCACAGGCCCAGACAGAGCGCGCGCTGACCTGTAGTCTGACCGACGGTGGACCGCGTCCTCCATGAGGCGTTGCTGAGAACCAGCAtgcaaacattcagaaaaaagcATCACTGTAATGGAAAAAGGATGGGTATTCCTTCTAAACAGCACGGCTTTGGTCAGAGGAGACTGACACTGGGCTTTTTTGGTCAAACTAATAGTCAGTACAGGTACTGTATGGTGGGGATCAGTGATACGGGCCGGTTTAGTCCACATTTCCCAAGAATCTGTCATTACTGAACTCTTTGCATTTGAAAAGATCAAACTGAGAATGTGTCGTCGCTGAGTCTTTTCAGCCTGTTGACGAGCCAAAGCAACAGAAACCAGAGACACTTTAACTACTACAAGATCCACAGATCAAGATTTATGGTTCCCGTTTGACTTCCTCCAACCTGTTTCCTTCTCCGACTGTCAGCGGAGGGTTATGTAAGCAGACGCAGGGTCAGGTGACCGAGGTCTGATCCGTGCAGCGCGTGGACAGATTAGCAGCACTCTGCTCTCTGTGGTGATCGGACCTCCGGCTTGTCAAATGGAGGCCGTAGCTTAAAGTCCTCACAGATAAACAAACTTGCAGAAATACGCATTATGGTAATTCAACTGTTGTTTATTATTAAGGGATATTTTGATAAACCAGATAAGTTTACAGACTTCACTCTTGGTTAAAGAGTACGTCCTGTTTCTGTGTCTTActtcaacaacagaaaaagaacataaagCTCTCTACACTAAGGCAGTGCAAGACTAGTTGCGCAGAGGAACACACCTTTTTAAATCAGTAGTTCAAAGTTAACGTCTTAACTTTGTTTtcgtaaaatgttttctgtttgaaatgaaacCTTTCATGGTTTCCATCAATGTTGCCTTGGAGCAGAAGAAACAAATAGCAGAAGTGCAGGAATTGAACCCTGAGGGACCCCACACACAATAAATCATGTTCACATTGAGGCAAGTTACAAACTCAATGGGTTGTTACTTGTTTGTCAACAGAACTGATCTGCTTCAAAGTGGGCAGCATAAATTTAAACAGCTCTGAAACAGCCTATGGGATGTTTCAGAGCATCCCAACAACAAACTATGGGATGTTGGATGCAGATTAGAACCTTCGACTCATCTGCATCTCTAGTTGAACCTTCTAAATGTCCAAGCTTTACCTGGAACATTCCCAGAACTTTCCTGAcgtgatgaaagaaaaaccagAGAGAGCCAAAGAGTTGAGTCTTTGCTGGTGTCTTAGCGAACCGGGGAACTTAGCCAACACAGAGGAATTACGTCTATTGCCAAGTTTGACCTCTTAATGTAAACCCAGAGGTTTAAGGATAAAGGTTCAGTTTGTACCTTGTTCCAGTCGCAGAGACAACGACCTTCTGGCGACCTCCACATCCGACTTGGGGCTGTCCAGGTTCTGCCGGCACCACTGCAGCGGACTGAGAGACTCGGTTGAATTCTCTCCTGCTTTCGCTGCTACGTACAACCTGGAAacggagaagaagaagaagacataCAGTGAGTCTTTAGACATGTTTATGACTTGGGGTCACAAAAGTTGCCCACAGTGGCTTTAAGTGCGATATGAAGAACCATCATCCGCTTGGCTAGAGAAGAAGTGGAACACTGCAAATCTAGCTTTAGCACCTCAGTCTGAAAAAGATTTTATGGAGAGGTCTTCATGATCACTAAATGTTGACCGATGTTGGCCAACTGTTGTCATTGATCAATGATGTTGGACTTTATCTCCTAGTGAAGACAAGTTAGAATTGAACAGCAGAGGGTCAGGAGGGTTTAGCAACAGTTGCTACCATCCAGAATCCCGTTTCACCGAATGGATTGTGATCCGACGTCGAGAGCAGCAACATTTCTACACAGAATAGTCCAACACCAACCATCTGATTCCTCTGACCTTAAGACACCAATAGAAAAAGCCAAGATGAGGCGGTCCAACCAAACAGCCTCCTCTTTGCAACTACACCTTAAGATAGcctccaaataaacaaaatcagtcGCTACAGTCCAGCTTTCACTGGGAACAGTTGGAAAAACTACTGAAGAACTTCCTTCGACTGGCTCCAGTCGGTGACTGTCGGgtcaaaaacacataaattacaACTTGTTTTGTCCATCACATGGATGAAACTGGGACTTGGCTGATCACCAAGTTCTTTTTTGGACTATGTTTTGAGTCAATCTGTCTACTGAATATTGGGGACATGTTCTCTGATGGATACACAAGGATGTTCCACCTATAATAGGGAACTTGGTTTTTGTTCCTCCCGGCTCAAGACATTGGTGTAATTCTAATGAGAACAATcgtttggtttcatttaatcatttcatTTGAACCAAAGACTAGAAACATTCATACGGGAGAATCAACAGGAATGGATTTCCCTGTTGACTGGGAAACTTCCTAAAGGAGTTTAAGAGAACAAGAAAGTCCACAATCGTAGAAAACCAACTTTCATTGATCGTTTCCTCCAGGTCTTTAgaccaaagtttaaaaataaataaagaagctgctgctctaaCTACTTCTTCCTCATTTTGAGTACTTCCTGTGGCACAAATCAAGCCAACTTTGTCACAGCTTCAGAGGAGAACTGCTGCTTAAACTGAAACTTGCAAATCATAACCCAGAGTTCATTGCACAGCTTTGATCGTCTCAGGATTTCTAAACAGAATTCATTAGAAAAACAGCCAGTTTTCCAGACTAAAMTCCCCAAAGTTCTTGGTAATGTTCAGTCRTTTCATGAtgtgaactaaaatatttgactgtGAATATGAGGcaggtatttttatatttataatttggTTGCAAACACGATGAGCATGATGCAAATTGTCCATACAGTTACATTCCTACTACTAGTAGCTCCCAGTCACAATTGTTCCTTCTACTCAATTATCCATTTATGATTTGGCTTACCCCCCGGACAGCTTTGTGAGAATGTTGGTCGCATTATAAATTTTGTGAgaatttcaggttttattagCAATAAACAGTAATCATCAAACAATCATTTTATGTCATACATGAAGTAGGTGACAAGTTCTTAAATAGCAACAAATCAGGATTATTAATCAGTTTGTAGTTCAATGTCAGCAGCTGAACTTGCTGTGATCAGTCAGACCTGAAGAGTTCTGAATTACATAAACAGAACCAAAGCATGATACAAAGTTTAactgtgaaaactgaaaacaaggtGGCCTTTGAGTGGCCTACTCAAAGTCYTTACCTATGTTAACACTGAGAACCTGTGGGTGACCTTAGACAAATCATTTGTGCAAAAAAGCCTTTAATGGAGCTAAAATGAAACGTAGGTTCAACTGTCCCCAGTTGGAGGAACCATGGAGCCAACATGCAATCATCCTRGAGCCTGAATGGGCCCAGTGAGACTCTGATACAGCCTGTTGGTTCTGGTGGTCCGCTAGARCTCAACTTCCAGGATGCGAATCTGGAAAAATACCTCAAAGCTGTAGAGCagcgaggaggaagaggagcagcctCTTCTGCTGAAGGGCTGAAGAGCAACAAATGGTCATATTAGTGAACAAAGAGCCGACACTGACCAGGTTTCATCAGACCCCTCTGAGCAGCTCAGAGACTCCAGGTCCAGAAGCTCCAACTCATCCAGAACCGACGGTTCCGAcgcatcctcttcctcctcttcttcgtcCTCCTCCCCTCCGTACGGGTGGAAATGATCTAGCGGTTCATCCGGAGGAGAAAGCGAGCTTAGGGACGGCTGAAGCAGCGGGCCTTGGAGGGGCTGGAAGCCCCCGGACAGGCAGCCTCCGGCCCGGCTCCGCAGCTGCTCGTTCTGCCGCTCCAGCTTCCgcaccagctgctgcagcttcttcacCTCCAGCTCGGCGTTCAGGCTGCCGCAGTCCACGTCCGTCATGACGGCGGGGCCCAGCACGGCTGCCTCCATCGGACCTGAATCCAGGTTCTGCCTGCGCCGCCTTCCAGACCTCCCCCCCCGGCGAACCCGCTCAGGAACCGGCGTGGCGCTCCGTCTGCGCTCCGCAGCTGATTTGAGTCCTGGTTTAGCGGCTGGAGGAGACTAATCTGTCTAGTGCGCCTGTCTGGAGACTTAGMGACTCCACCTCTCCAGccaacacacccacacaccccaGCCTCCACCTCCCTGAACAAAGAAGCGGATTACAGGTGGATGCTGCACCTGTCAGTCCTAATTCAGGGSTAAAACCAGAYTTATTCGTTTATAAACGCTTCCAAGAACTAAAACTAAACTAGTTCTACCAAACTTTCTACTAAACCATCTCATTTAACTTCCCCAACACCAGATAATCTACTGCTTAACGGATTTACtagtaaataacttatttaattGATGACCCAATTGTTAAATCAGGATCGTGTGCTATAATTAGCCGGCGCCCCGCTGAGACATTTCTGGATATCCAGCGCCATCTAGTGTCGCTGTGGTGACACCGCGCCTCACTCAGATCTCTGGATGGAAGTTCAGGGTAATTRCCCTGCTGGAAGGGGGGAACCTCCACTCCAGTCTCAGGCGTTTTCTTCCAAGAATTTTCCTGGATTtacctcctcccctcctccaaAGCGGCCtgcagaatgatgctgccaccaccgtgccaGCATCTGGTCTCTGGTCGTCTTTGTCCAGACCAGTGGAGAACACCAGTTGTCCTGTCCTCCCAGCAGAGCTCATGTCcctctgaaacaaaaacactttgactCATCAGTTGTGGTGATTTAaatcaatataaataataaattgtttaaagaacatgtttttaaaatYACCTGGTGGCCATTTATAAATCAATGAAACCTTTGTTGGAACAACTAATTCCCAGTGTTGCACTATGGGTAATGTAGGCTTACCAAGTTCTATCAAATGGCTGAAAAGAGTTTGAGAACatcttcaaattatttaaattgatatgttttacatttaaatcaattATTCCTTTTGCCATGTAACAAGCTTTGAGTTAAATAACTCAGAAGAAAGTAAGAAACATTTATGAAATCAACATTAGATGACAAGCACGCTTTGTTTTTAtaagaaaatctttaatttatttcatcatAACAGgataaatgttcatattttacaGCCTGTCTCCATCTAGAGGACAGATAATGTCACTGCAGCAGCTGGGAAGGAGGATCCTCAGCGTTTCTTCCAGGTGAACTTGCGCCGCGCTCCCTCCTGTCCgggcttcttcctctctctaACCCGGGGGTCAGGAGTCAGCAGGCCAGCTGCAGGGAGACAACAACAAGCTGAAGCGAGAGAATTTGTTCCTCAGCAGATGATGCTGCWGGCTGTGCTCACCTTGCCTCATGGCCTCTCCTTCGCTCTGCGACAGGAAGCTAAGCAGCGCCCGGGAGATGGCGAGCCGCAGCGCCCCCGCCTGGCTGGACCTGCCGCCGCCGCTCACGGAGCAGTCCAGGTCGAAACGGCCCAGCAGGCCGCAGAACTGCAGCGGGAACATCAGCTGCTCCCTGAGCCGGGGCAGATAGGAGAGACGGGGGTGGGAGTAACAAGGGGGGGACAGTTAGCTGAGCTCATTTACTGCCTGGTCCCGCTCCGATCAGAGCAGGTTCTGACTCAGCACAACCCGGTTCTGGGTGGCGTCTCGGCCTGAATGAACCCAGATGCTGACAGAGTTGGTTGTCACCCCCGCACTCCAATTACAGTCGGCGTGACAACGGCTAGCagcacacactctcacacactcAGTCAGCTGTGTAATTAAGTGACTAGCAGCAGATAAAGGAAGGCTGCCTTCCATTCCTTCAGGCTGTGGAGGACAAAAAAACGTCCCGCTCTCCATTTAAAGGGAAACGCAGTGAGAGGAGGCCCACCTGTCCTGCAGCACAGGGAAGTAGTGCAGGTAGTCTTGGCCGTTGACGTTGACGCGTCCTGCGCCGCAGTCACGAACCACCACTGATCCCCTGGACGATTTCCTCCTGCCTGGAAGGAAACACRGATCAGTTTAACTCTCCTCCTCTAGACGGYTACAGCTCCTYGCAGTTTGATTCATTAATACTTGATTCACCCGAGAGGGAAATCAAATGTCATAACTCAGATCGTCCACGTATCACGAGAGTCGTCGACGAAGGTGATGCTGCAGACAGGAAGGATCTTAAATTGCACTGGGCCGTCCTGACATGCCAACAGCTCAGTATCCAGGCAACAAAAATGATATTCTACAGAAACATGTTCTGATGACATCATAAGCTCTGCtgatccacctcctttgctcCTTTCTAGCCCTCTGTCTGGGGCGACAGCTGAGCAGAGAGACGTTGGGATATGATCTCCATAGTGAAGGATGGAAGAGACTCTTTCCTTCTGCCTCTGCATCCATGAAACCTCATTTTCAACTCCCAGRattttggggtcaaagttcatgtATTAAATGAGCTtctgagatgctaatcagctgttcccagttggaaaaaaataccttgttgccatggttatgaATGATAAGTGtcctaaattaaataacaaaagaacAGTAACCCTTCCAGCTACTCAGCATCCAGAACTGTCTCGGGTTTCTAMAAACAGCTACAATTCAACTAKGAATTgatgaattgaattgaaaagaACCAATAAGGACCAGCTGAGCTGATaaacatgctgccaccacaagACGCGCATAAAAGTTGGAAACATTCTACATAtggtaaaaatgaatttaacgAGTGAAATGTTGGGGTTAGTATTTGTCAACCGTTGCCAGTCTAWAGTCTTCCCACCCTCTGCGGTGCTGAAGTCCACCCCGGCGTCATCCTTCTGCAGCGGCGGCACCACCTGATACATGGACTGGGCCTCCAGCTGCTGGCGGTGGTTCATGACGAACTGCTGCTCCAGGCTGCAGCAGGGCATGGCCAGCAGGCGCTCCATCAGCTGGATGAAGTGCTCGTACTGAGGAGGACAAACAGTGGATCAGTCGGGGTCAGGCCGAGGTCAGATCACTGTGGCTGCCCTTACGTCTTGACCAGAGATGGGCTCCACCAGCAGcgcctccacctcctccttggTCAGCCACCTGCTGGTTCCCAGAGCGCTGCaagagacaggaagtgggttGGTTTTTGACAGAGACGGCTCTAATCTAAGAGAGGACAGGTTTCAAAACCAACATCTGCYTGGGCTCAGTCGGGAACAGTCCTTCGGCTCTCAGCTGGTCCTGGTGCTTCTCCACCTTCAGAACTCTGCAGTACAGATCCTGGAAGGCAGAGCAACCAGAGCAACGGTTAACTCTCATTCCGCTGGGCCTGAACACGACCCGACCCGGGTTGACTCAATTTACCCGACGTatctaaaaatattacattttcctttaattttaataaagtatttttcaattGAATTGAAGGCCCATAATCTCTGTTTATGTAACCATTCTAGCAGATTTATGCTTTCTACAATGATAATAGTAATTTATATCAACATAGCTTTAGCATATTAGTAACATAGTCTAGCATTAGTTATGTAATATACTAGAAATAGCAACTTAGCAAAAATCAGCTAACAGCTACTgcagtaatgtttttttaaaaataaatttagctaATAAGCTagctttttaaatacattgaGCTAGTAATAAAGCTAGCATTTACTAATTTACAAACAGATAGTTTTCTAAAATGGCATTGGCAATTGCTAATACAAACGTGTGTCATCTAACATGGTCAGATTAGCTAGCAAAACACTAATTAAAGCTAATATATACACTAACCTTTGCATGTTAGCTAAAATTAGCTTGCAGGTAAGCCTTAGCTTATAAGTGAACATTATGTATAACAAAGCTGTTATGTTACCTCTTGTGTTTGGCTAAGCCAGATTTCTCAGTGAGATTTAGatggtaaaaatatgaaaaatacttGTTTTCGTTATACTAAGAATACCACGTTACCTTCCAATGTGTCACTTCAGTACTATTAAGTGTATCATATTATGAAAGTAGCTGCTAAACTAATGTTAGCCAACAGATGCTAACATTAGTGGTTTTAATGATGGCCTACATTCTAGCATGCGGTGACTGTGGTTGTGTGGGTCAAGTGATCGCCTTGYgatcggaaggttgtaggttcgattccatcTTCCTCCTGCCTATCGGTGTATAAAGGGGGGCATTTTTTAATGCACATGGGTGagtgtgactctagtgtaaagcgctttgagtggtcaaaaatgattggaaaagcacTATATAAATTCAGTCCATGTAGCAATACTAATGCTAGCAACCTTGCTCAGATTTGTAGACTTTAAAAAGCT
Proteins encoded:
- the mrps9 gene encoding small ribosomal subunit protein uS9m, with the translated sequence MAANCARVVGSLLGKSVXFASSXRPVTLQFCRRICGTPVLLRKNLRPTVPETFTAEFIQKQVEEFEIGKRHLANMMGEDPENFTQEDVDRSIAYLFPSGLFEKRARPLMKHPVEIFPKQRAVQWGPDGRPFHFLFYTGKQAYYSLMHDLYCRVLKVEKHQDQLRAEGLFPTEPXQIALGTSRWLTKEEVEALLVEPISGQDYEHFIQLMERLLAMPCCSLEQQFVMNHRQQLEAQSMYQVVPPLQKDDAGVDFSTAEGRRKSSRGSVVVRDCGAGRVNVNGQDYLHYFPVLQDREQLMFPLQFCGLLGRFDLDCSVSGGGRSSQAGALRLAISRALLSFLSQSEGEAMRQAGLLTPDPRVRERKKPGQEGARRKFTWKKR